The Uranotaenia lowii strain MFRU-FL unplaced genomic scaffold, ASM2978415v1 HiC_scaffold_379, whole genome shotgun sequence genome includes the window TGCTCGATAAATAATTATGTTTATATCTAGGATTTACCTGTTTCAAGTATTATTAGGCACTAACTGTGAAACTGCTCAATTTAGCAGACGAATTAGGTTTTCGCCACGAATCAATACCTGTGATATAGACCTAAGTAACATAATTCATTCTTGCACTTTTAACACATCAAGTTTACCTGCGCGAAGCTATAAATTGATTTGAAGTGTTCCTTGCAAACGAGTGTAGTGTAATCCAGTGTTAGTTGTTTAAATTGTACTGTAATTGTAACTaaactttaataaatttgttgtaaattgtttatttgtttgttactGGTTAAACGCCTAGTCACCAAACTCTGTTATTGCTGGTCATGCACTTTACCACCTTGACGTTTCTCGCCTGTCAGTGACGGCGAATGATGTGGGGGTTCGATGCGTGACTGCGGTGCGTCCGTAGGTGACGTGACATAgctaaaatgttgttttaaacttaaatgaatgcgcttttttctgaaaaaaagtgcCAATAAGCATATTTCAAATCATTGGCTAACAAGTTGAATCAATTCGGTGAATATTTGATTGAGTAGCAGAGCAGAAACTAGCAGAACAAAAtggtaaaacttttttttttgtttttgataggagtttaaatGCTAAAACATGACTATTATGTTTGAAAGGTACATTCAACGGTTCCCCCAGATCTTTTGTTAAAGTTTTCGggtatatatttttgaatttattaccCGGAAGATGAAGCCAAGTGTTTTCGTTGCGAAATTTATAAAGATTTAACCGcttattcccctatattttgtaaaaattccagaaaaacattgatttggaCTAGAAAATTTTAGACAAAAACAGACCTATAGTgtgtacttttttttctgaggaatcgaattaAAGCTGTTTGAGTCACCGCACGATTCaggaaatggagttatggctgttttaaccctcaattcacctatatttttcaattatttaaaaaaaaatcatgttcggactagtaaatttttaaccaaatggaaCATATCTTTAGtcatttttccgaggaatcgaatgaaggctgtttgagccaccgtacGCTTCGCAaaaggagttatggctgttttaccctcaattctcctacatttttcaatttgttaggaaaacgcatgttcggacttaaaaattctgaaccaaatgggacgtatcttatgtaattttttcagagGAATCGAAttaaggctgtttgagccgccgcacggattggaaacaagagttatggctgttttactctcaatttcccaacatttttcaaatagttcagaaaaagcatgtttggacttgaaaattttgaaaaatcttttcgaGGAACTCAATGAAGCGACTCACCGCACGCATCGAAAacaggagttttttttattgaaaatttagtgaaaaatgttggaaaattgagggtaaaacagtcataactcttgtttccaatccgtgcggttgCTTctataggcttcgttggattcctcggaaaaagcACATAAGATGCGagccattttgttcaaaatattcaagtccgaacatgcttttttctgaactatttgaaaaatataggggaattgagagtataaacagccataactccattttccgtgCGATGGcttaaacagccttcattcgatttatcggaaaaaattacacacgataggtctgtttttgtCTAAAATTTTCTAGTCCAAATCAGAGTTTTTATAGAATGTTTAAAATATATAGGGGaactagcttagcttagcttggttgactactcatatccaccttaaatcattgaactcgaaatgctgaGGGAACTAGgtgttaaaaaggcactatatcttcGTTCGTTAGCTCGTGCGACGTCTGAAACTATGTctaatcgattctccggaaattttcattaaaggaATGTTCactttcatagatttggttcatgtaagtcggaagatattgaatttcttcgcggtttgtacacttttttcgcAATGCCTCAAATTGTCTTGCTTGTGGTTAAAATGAACAAGCTTACTACTTtctatttaagaaaatataaaaaaaatctacaaaatgattcatttttcaaacttctttaaagtaaaattagcaacttctaggacttattttcgaaagtaagaaattaaaatatatatttttattctgtAATGTGAACAGACTCAAACCTGAATAATataataaaactttcatttttttattactattcTCAATGTATACATTGTTCAAACAGTGATTTAATCAAGGGATATCTAAAAATGTCAATAGGGgtagtgataaaaaagataaatttttcaaactggtTCGTCTAACTGACTGATTAACAGCCCTgatttcatttctacaaggtaaaCAAGCTgtccaccggtaaaataaacaaaatataaaaaacaatcgtacgcaaaatatttgaaccgCAAGCATGGagatatttgcaaaaaaaaatcgcgatggacaacaaaacaaactctttagcggcacctggcaggtttccaattagaaaattttcattgacaaGTTTTGCCTGGATGTTCCgaagataaacaaggagaaaaagataaaaaaaaacttgatgtttAGTACTTGAGGAGACTGACGATCTCTTGTagctgcaaatcagtcagtgttTCAAAACGATAGAAAGATAAAGAAAGACCCCCTCCAACAGCGACCATTTTTACTGCATTGAACTTCAGCCCAATTAACATTTTGGCTGCTTAAGAACGGCAATTCGCTGAACAAAAGCTGAGCTAAAGCGTAATGGCAGCTTCAGCTTAATGGTTGAATAGAGACAAACTATAACCATGTTTCAGCGTTTAAAGAAGTCTCAGTGCAGCCAATGAAAGGAGTTGAAGAGTTGCTTCCATAACACTATTTCAGCCTTTGTTCAACCATTCGCTACCATTGGAATTTGACAGACTGTGAACTGTAGCAAAATTGCCCTGCAAGATGGCGGCTTGATTGGAATGAgaggggaatttttgttttctttatgcaatgagatttttttttatgatttctcatTTAGCTTACTTTCGaaataaagaattaattttctcacaaattttatttttggtgcccaaaactgaaaaaaaagatcatttctctcacactcatttaaaaaaaaaatattcggttGAGAGACATGTTGGTCGCTTAGATCGACAAATTTTCATTGCGCCGCAGACTTCATGATTGGTTCTGCGTACTGCGGCATACAACCAACAAGCCGGAGGTTTAAAAGTCGGGGcagttgaaacgaaaaaaaaaacaacacagaggGGAAAAAGTGGGTGCGAAACATCTGACAGACAgacatttgacttttttttttggatgatccgtcaattgacgtttaatgacgtttgctgaataacttctccagatcaagatgattaaaggctgaagacacgtgaattagtgaatttttgagaccttctttcagccagattgctgattaaaaattgaaccacgatattttttcagcgTTTATTCAGCAAAAAGTGTTTGTTGGGTAGGTCTTACAAAGGTCAGATCTGGAATCGTGTCATTAGCGAAAACTGTGGTGAAGtgataaaaagttgaaaatgttgttttttttacgaaGGATCGGCTTAATTAgtcataacttcgaccaaattaaaagttttgagttattttgaaggttgaGCTTCAGAAAACATTTAACGTAAAAAAAGTagccattttaaaaaaagtatggtTCATAGTATATGTTATAGATGGCACCCGTGTtgatcaaaaattaaagtcgaaaattgtCTTAATTTGACGCcaacttaaaaacaaattgacaGAACGTCACCAACGTCATTTGAACgtaattttgcagaaaaaaaaatataaccaagAAGCttcacataaaattttattaatttccatctatgatttcaaaagtttttcacaaaataaagggttgcaattttttcgaatacactccttagttgTATCACAGAACAAAAGGAAATGATGGCAAATTCTGTGGTGGCGATAATGCTGTTAATTACTCCTTGCGTTCATACATCTACATAATTTAATTAttgcttttatttaaatttgattccacGTGTATTTAATTGGgcacaaatgttataaattgttgTATACAAGCTCTTGAAATCTTGTAATTCTAGCATCGATAATCCCCATTCGCTCGGCCTAATCCTTCCTGTGTTAACTCATTCTGAAGAAATCGTTCTCAACCCTCAGCTCAGCTCTCAGCCCTGCTGAACCGAACATTTAAATACAAATTGAATAGATAACGGGCTTTTGGACCCGATTCCAATTATCAAAACCACCTACACCTGCTGATATCGTTTGTTCCTGTCCGGTTACCTCGTCGAACAAAACAGGAACCGGAAAACGCTACTAGCAACAGGAAGAGAAAGGGGAAAAAACACTCTTCGGTGCATATGTTTGTGTGGTCGAGAAAGGCCGCAAAACAAAAGATGGAATGGAAAATGTAAAGCACTCCACTGTCGTGACTAAGAATAATTAAATGTGAGCTCCTTGGGAGGCTTTTCTGCTAACCTTTGGGCGTTTTCTTCTAGGTTGTGTTTCTTCAAGCAGCTACTGGAAGAGATGGGTCCTTGGCATTTGGGACTCTGTATGAATTTCCCAGGATTTTGTTTTGGTTACAATTACAGTTTTAGAATATGactgaaaacattttaaagaatggagaattcaatattttgaatgtcTGCTTCTAGTGGGTTGATTCTCGGCTTTCAgtctcaagatttttttttagtaaaaacgactttatttttacatatccaacgtttcgatcctcaTAGGATCTTCATGAGGGACTAAAAGttaatacaaaattaagtttacGGCTACTGAATCTAAGTGATTCTTACCGAACGAGTCGGCGTTTTTGATCCGGAATATCTGCTTTTGCATCTGCTCCAAggtcgtcaaaaaaaaaaatttgagttttgaagaaaaaaaatctgattttctgcGATTTCGCCCAAAAATTCtttgacggttttctgtgatggggTTTTCttcagtttcattcaaaagtcttGTCAAATTGCGTTACCATTCTCAATTTTTccgatttaaagaaaattatccGCAACCGTAGCGCAGCGGCTAACAAAATAATTAACCACATccacacgcagaaaaatagaacACGATGCAGTCCTTCAGATAAGTTCTACAAAAACGCTATTATTGCCACAAAACAATTCCTAAAATCTGATCCGAGCATCATCGTACTCGAAGCCGACAAAGGTAACGTAACAGTAATGATGAAACGCGAAGATTACGATGCAAAGATGGAAGCACTAATCGGGGACCAAAGCACATATTCAAGCCTAGCTCGCGATCCTACAAACGGTTTTCAAACTAAGAACAACGAGTTCGCAAAAAGGTTagcagatttaaaattaatcaacagGGCAACAGAATTAAAGCTAAAAACGTACAAAGCAACCGCCCCTTGCATCTACGGGACACCCAAGGCACACAAAGTAGGCTTGCCATTAAGACCAGTAGTACCATGCATGACGTCACCATCTTATGAATTGTCCAAATATATAGGACGAATACTCCAAGCATCGATCAACAGCAAATACAACGTCAAAGATTCGTTTGAGTTCTGCGATTTCATCAACAATGTTGTACTCCCACCGGATCACATCCTCGTTTCTTTCGATGTTGTTTCGCTTTTCACCTGTATCCCCCGAGACCTAGTTCTCCGCAACATCATCTACAACTGGGACGCGATAAAGAAGAACACGAACATAAATTTGGATATGTTCCTCGAAATCGTTAACTTCTGCATGAGCTGCAGTTacttcagatttaaaaataaattctaccagCAAACATACGGAACGGCGATGGGCAATCCTGTGTCTAGCCCGATAGCTGACTTTGTGATGGAATCACTTTTAGACAATGTCACACGGACACTCGATTTCCAGATCCCGATCCTAAGGAAATATGTTGATGACCTACTGCTAGCCCTACCAAGAGAACATGTCGAACAGGTAAgagaaaaattcaatcaataccACCCGAAAATCCAATTTACGGTCGAGATAGAGTCAGATTATCGCCTCCCGTACTTGGATCTGATATTGATCAGGCAGCCAGACCAATCAATAAAAACCGAGTGGTATCGAAAAGCGATAGCGTCGGGTCgctttttgaatttcagatcGGCTCACAACACACGGCTCAAAATCAACACGGCTCTGAACTTCATAAAACGTGTGAAAATCTTTTCGACAAACATTTCCCCCGATGCCGCACTTAAGTTGatccatgaaaatttgaagttaaacgATTACCCTACAGCGTTAATAAATAGATTAGTGCAGAAAGCGAACGAAACCGACACCACCAGCCAAAACACACAAGATACACCCACACAACATTACCGATCCATACTGAACATCGACGGCCTAACTGCGAACATAGTTCGTTCACTGAAAACAGACTATCCGCAAGTACGCATCGGCACCACGCAACAACATACAATACGCAGCCTACTGCCTGTGGTTAAGGATCCGATACAACCGATCGATCGTTCCAATGTGGTATACAACATCCCGTGCGCAGGCGCATCCGACCGTAACGAGACATGCTCAAAAGTTTATGTTGGGCAAACTAGCTACAAACTTCGTACTAGAATGTCCAAGCATAAATGCGACGTCACCAAATTGAACCGAATCATCGCCTCAGGGTCCACAGCATCAGACCCAGCCATCAGAGAGCTACGACAATCGGCCGTTGTTGAACATTGCTTCAACCAGGGACACATGTTCGACTTCGACAAAGCCACCGTTCTCGATAGCTCCAACAAGCACCGCCGGCATCTAGAGGTACTCGAAATGTGCTATATTCAAAGCACTCCGAATACCGTAAATATACAGAACGACACAGACGGAAGAGCGATCTCCTACGGCGGAGTGTTCCACACACTCTCTCGGACTGCTCACAAGCACTCATCGGCGCCGGTTTCTGGCTATGAAGAAGAAAcccaaacaacaataacaaactgTGAGTCGAGTGGATAAAGTGTTGCTTCGGGACGTCATTCGGAATACGGATTAGGCGCCGCCGCCCAGGCCAAATTATAGTACCGGGCACGTAAGTTACACGCTATCCTCCTCACTTTTGAGCTGaaccatttcaaatttaaaattttatagccagaaaccgacg containing:
- the LOC129760033 gene encoding uncharacterized protein LOC129760033, with the translated sequence MKREDYDAKMEALIGDQSTYSSLARDPTNGFQTKNNEFAKRLADLKLINRATELKLKTYKATAPCIYGTPKAHKVGLPLRPVVPCMTSPSYELSKYIGRILQASINSKYNVKDSFEFCDFINNVVLPPDHILVSFDVVSLFTCIPRDLVLRNIIYNWDAIKKNTNINLDMFLEIVNFCMSCSYFRFKNKFYQQTYGTAMGNPVSSPIADFVMESLLDNVTRTLDFQIPILRKYVDDLLLALPREHVEQVREKFNQYHPKIQFTVEIESDYRLPYLDLILIRQPDQSIKTEWYRKAIASGRFLNFRSAHNTRLKINTALNFIKRVKIFSTNISPDAALKLIHENLKLNDYPTALINRLVQKANETDTTSQNTQDTPTQHYRSILNIDGLTANIVRSLKTDYPQVRIGTTQQHTIRSLLPVVKDPIQPIDRSNVVYNIPCAGASDRNETCSKVYVGQTSYKLRTRMSKHKCDVTKLNRIIASGSTASDPAIRELRQSAVVEHCFNQGHMFDFDKATVLDSSNKHRRHLEVLEMCYIQSTPNTVNIQNDTDGRAISYGGVFHTLSRTAHKHSSAPVSGYEEETQTTITNCESSG